The genomic DNA AGAAACAGGAGGAGCCTACGAGAAAGGATTTATCCGAGCTGAAATGGATATTACCCCTGACTTGTGGTTTTTTGACTGCCATTTTCAAAATGACCCTGTAATGCCCGGATGCCTTGGATTAGATGCTCTATGGCAACTAACAGGGTTTTTCCTTGGATGGATAGGCGAGATCGGAAGAGGAAGGGCTGTTTCTGTCTCTCAAATAAAATTTAGAGGAATGGTAACACCTGAATGCAAGTTGGTCGAGTATGGAATAGAATATAAACATATTAAAAGAGGCAATGTAGTTCTTGGATCAGCCGATGGATGGATGAAAGTTGATGGGAAAGAAATATATACAGCAGACGATCTGAGAGTTTGCCTCTATGCAGAAAATAAAAAAACCTAATAAAATTGATTATTAAAAATTAAAGGAAGAGACCTTGTATCATGAGAAGAATAGCTGTTACAGGAATGGGCATTGTATCTTCTATAGGGAACAATATTTCTGAAGTTTCAACATCATTGCGAGAAGCAAAATCAGGAATTACATTCTCAGAAGATTTTGCAAGACAAGGCTTCCGTTGTAAAGTATGGGGAAAACCATCAATTGATACAACAGGAATGATCGATAGAAGAGCCATGCGTTTCCTATCGCAAGGAGGAACTTGGGGGCATATTGCTATGCAGCAGGCAATCGCCGATTCTGGATTAGAACCAAATGATATTACAAATGAAAGAACTGGATTGATTGCAGGTTCAGGAGGTCCATCAACTAAATGCATAATAGAATCTGCTGCTTCAAATGAAAAATTTGGCAACACTCGGCGTATAGGTCCATTTGCTGTTCCAAAAGCAATGTCATCCACAGCATCAGCTACTTTATCAACATGGTTTAAAATACTAGGAACAAGCTATTCAATATCTTCAGCTTGCGCAACATCTGCTCACTGCATTGGCAATGCTGCTGAATTAATAAAATATGGAAAACAAGATATTGTATTTGCAGGAGGGCAAGAAGATCTTGATTGGACAATGTCAAATCTTTTTGATGCGATGGGGGCTATGTCCTCTAATTTCAATGATGATCCTTGTAGTGCTTCCAGGCCTTATGACATAAAACGAGATGGATTTGTTATATCTGGAGGAGGCGCAATGCTGGTTCTAGAAGAAATGAATAGAGCTAAAGCTCGTGGTGCAAAAATTTATGCAGAAATATTGGGATATGGAAGCACATGTGATGGACATGATATGGTATCTCCCTCTGGAGAAGGAGCTGTGCGATGCATGCGTCAAGCCTTAAGCTCAACAGAATATCCTGTCGACTATATTAATACTCATGGTACTTCTACTGTTGTTGGAGATCAAAAAGAAATAGAAGCAATAAGAGAAGTGTTTAAGAATAATATACCACACATCCAATCAACAAAGTCTTTAACTGGACATTCTCTCGGAGCTGCAGGAGCACAGGAAGCAATATATTGTTTGATTATGATGCAAGAAAATTTCATTGGCGAAAGTAAAAATATTGATAACATTGACCCTAAATTCGATGGCCTACCTATAGTTCAAAAACGAATTGATGATGCAAAGCTTGATGTAGTTTTATCTAACTCTTTTGGATTCGGCGGAACTAATGCTAGCCTTCTATTCCAGCGCTATAAAGGATAAAAAAAATGCTTGATGTTCTCAAAGGTAAACGCGGATTAATTATGGGAGTTGCAAATGACCATTCCATAGCGTGGGGAATATCAAGATCATTAGCATCCGCAGGAGCTCAACTAGCATTTTCTTATCAGGGAGAAGCAATTGGCAAGAGATTAAAGCCTCTAGCAGCAGAAATAAACTCTGATTTTATGATCCCTTGTAATGTTGAAGATTTAAATTCTATAGATTTACTATTCGATAATATCAAAGATCGATGGGGATCTATCGATTTTTTAGTTCATTCCATAGGCTTTTCTGATAAAAATGAATTAAAAGGCTATTATGCGGATACAAGCCGCGATAATTTTAGTCGAACAATGCTTATATCATGCTTTTCCTTCACTGAGGCTGCAAAAAGAGCTGCAAAAATTATGCCTAATGGAGGATCAATGTTAACACTTACTTATGGAGGATCACGAAAGGTAGTGCCTACCTATAATGTAATGGGCGTTGCTAAAGCAGCGCTTGAAGCATCTGTAATCTATTTAGCAGCAGATTATGGGCATAATAATATTCGAGTTAATGCAATCTCTGCTGGTCCTGTTCGTACTTTAGCAGGAGCGAGTATTTCAAATGGAAGAGGCATATCTTCTTGGAGCAAGGCTAATTCGCCTCTTAAACGATCGGTACCTCTTGATGATATAGGTAATTCGGCTATTTACCTGTTATCTCATATGTCTAATAGTGTAACAGGCGAAATTCACTATGTTGATTGTGGTTACAATATAACATACATGCCAAGACATGATTGCAAAATGAACGACTGATATCAAAACATTTTAATATATGCAAGTTGGTGATGATTATTCATACTTAAAATATTATTATAATATTAGTTTTTCGCTTCGAGTTAAATAGATTATAAAAATGTAGTTTTAAAAATAATATTGTAGCCAATCATAAAAATTAATTTATAACTATTTCAAAAAGTAAGATATTATTACAATAACAAATATTTTCTTTTCATTATATAATTAATTATAAGTACTAATATGTATAGTATAAAATAATAACTAATTTGTATTATTAAATAAATAAAAATACATAATATTGATTTTTTATTCATATTTAATGCTAATAATAGAATAGAAATAGTTTTATTAATCTGTATATTAAAAAATGTGCAAAAACAATTAAAAAATTAACTTTTTCTTAACTATGTCTAGAAGACAATAATAGAATTGTAGGATTATATCTCAATTACTACCTTAATATAATATAAAGAGCGTAATAGAATACAATGAGTGTATTACAACAAAAAAAACTTCATTCTGGTTACGATGCATCCTCTCATAATGCAAGTGATAGGAATGCGTATGGAATCGACGATATTAAGCGTATTAATACTTTGATTCAGCAAATTGAAAGTAGAGATTTAAGCCATAATCAAATGGAAAAATTGCGCGTTTTATTTTCATCATTGAAAAAAATTTCCAATCATAATACACAAGTAGACAATCAAAAATCAACTATTCCTCATCAAAAAAACAACTCTTTAACCCAAAACCAAGAATTAAATGATATTAAAGAAAAAATTGAGGATTTAAGTAAAAATCTATATAATGATCAAGATAATAGTAACGCCATTATTGGAAAAAAAATTTCACAAGAACCGTCAAATTCAGATCAGAAAAATCTACATATAAAAAATGATTTAGATGTCTTACATCATAACATAGCCAATTTATCTAAAAAAGTTTCTGAACTATGCGATATTATATCTTCATCAGAAAAGCAATGCTCAGATACCAATCTTGATAAAATACTATCGAAAATGGACACCCTTGCAAAGGAGTATTCTATTAGAAATCTTGAGAATAATTGGCAAGTAGCTGAAAAACAATTTAAAGAATTGGATTTAAAAAATCTTCATCAGAAAATAAAATCCTTTTCATCAAAGATAGATGACGTAAAATACGATTTGAATAAAAAAAATATTGTTTTCAACGGAGAAAATCCAAATGAAAAAGTGTTATCAATTTTGGATAATACTAATAGTCTTCTTTCCTTGCTTCAATCACTTAACGATAGAATTTCATCTAAAAAAGTCTACACTATAGATGTAAAGCTTTCAGATATAAAAGCGGCTATTGCAAAAAATGAACGTGTTATAGAATCGTCTACCAATAATCTTAGTAGCATATTTGAGGAACGTTTAAAAACTATAGAAAAACAAGTCCTAAATATACAGAATGATATTCTATCTCAAAAAGAACCTGCTGAGAAAAGTTTACAATCAATTAAGATGTTGGATAAAAACATACAAAAATTAGCAGAAGATCAATCTATTAAAAAAGATAGTGATCTATTAACCGAAATATTCAATAAAGTTAGTTCTATAGCTCAGATTGCAGATAATCAGGGAATTTCTAAAAAACTAGATACCATCTTACAAAATATAAATCTATTCTCAAAACATAATAATCAGTTCGATGTAAAGAAATCTTTTCAGCTTTTAGAAGATAATTTTAAAAATATAAGCCTACAATTTGAGAAAAAACAAAAAAATACTGAAAACGATACTTTGTTAGATAATCTAAAAAATCAGATTGCTAGCGTCAAAGATATGATAAAAAATCAAATAGATAGCAATAACTTGTATCAAACAGATAAAAATAAAATCGGAAATTTAGAAGATTATATTGTAGAAACATCTCAAAAAACAGCAAAATCAATTCTAAATTCGCTAGATAATACACAAAATATGGATAATATTTTCACTAATAAATTTCATGAATTCTTTGAGAAATTACAAAACACTCAATCAGAACAGATGATAAAGAATTTTACAGCACTCTATGAAATGTTAGCAAAAATTTCCAATAAATTAGACAAATCTATAAAAAACAACAATTCTATATCTGTAGCAGCTAATGCTTCCACTTTATTGCAAAACAGTTCCGAAATTGAAAGATCAGATTTTGATTCAAATCTAAGGGAAATAGATTCGTTTGTTGAAAACAAAAATAACGAATATCATGATGTTTTAAATGCCGCATCTGATCAACTAGATGATAGCACAGAAAAAAATGATAAATCTATTAAAAATATAAAATCGCAAGAAACAGATAATGATATTCCTCATAACATACAGCAGATATTAAATAGAGTATATTCTATACAAAATGGAGTAAAGGAAGACTGTAACACAATCCCCGACTATATATCTGCCGCAAGACGCGCAGCATTATCATCTGTAATTGGTAATAATACAATACAAAAACAAGGATGGAAATTTATAAAAAATTATTCGTTAAAAAAATGGTTTAAAATAACAATAATAATAGCAATATTAATTACATCTTCTTTTTTTATCGCTCCTTATGTGTCAGAAAATAATTTTTTCGCTACTTTAGAAGCTAAATCAGGAGATTTAATCTAATAAAAGAAAATTGAACGATTTAATTCAACTCAATTAATAGTTAATATATTTTCTTTATACTATAATTGACAATACATTTTAGATGCTAATTGTAAATAATTAACTTATGTATAGCAGAAATAGAAGTTGTGATTTAAAAAAATCAAGGAATATTTTTTTACGAACTATTAAAATATTATCCGCTAGATCTATCATAGGAAGGATGAAGGATGTTAAATAATTTTTAGATTATGCACCAATTCGTTAACAGGTATATCATCTAAAATACCTACAACCGCAATAGTAGGATTACTATTAAATATTTTTCCTGATATTGAAACAATATCTTCACATGTAATCGTAGATATTGCATTACTTATTTCTTCGCTACAAAGGACATTTCCAAAAAACATTACTTGTTTAGCAATTTCTGAAGCACGGAATTCAGAATCTTCTCTATTCATAATCAATTGCGCGCGTATTTTTGCGCATACCTTATCTATTTCACTTTGCTCTATGTTACTTAACAAGGAACGCATAACTTCAGCAGTAGAATAGACTAGCTCTATGAGATTATCTTTTGATGTAGCAGCAGCAATCCCGAAAATCCCATTATCAGAAAGACTGTTGTGATATGCTGATATTGAATAGCATAATCCTTGCTTTTCTCTAATCTCCTGGAAAAGCCTTGATGACATTCCACCTCCAAGAATAGATGAAATTATCTTTGTAGGATAAAAATCACGAGATTGATACGCACATCCCTTGAACCCTATAGCTAAGTGATTCTCTGTTAAATCTCGTTTTTTAATATATTCCCCTCCTAAATAAACAGCTGGAGTTGTTATACTGCCTTCTTGGTTCTTTGGATGTACATTAAAACAATTTTCAACTTTCTTAACACAAGAATCATGATCAACCGCACCAACACAAACAACATATATACGATCAGCAGTATAGTTACGAGAAATATAAGATCTTATTTTTTCTGCTGAAAAAGATGATACAGTTTCTCTAGTTCCTAAAATTGTTCTTCCTACAATTTGATCTTTCCAAACTGTTTCCAAAAAACGATCATAAAGGAAACTCCAAGGATTATCTTCTGACATCCCAATTTCCTCTAATACAACATTTATCTCACGCTCTATATCTGATCGATTAAAGGAAGAATTACTTAACATATCACCTAAAACATCAAGAGCTAATGAAACATTTTCCTCTAAGACATGAACATGGTAAGCAGTTCGCTCAACAGAAGTATAAGCATTAATATCACCACCTACTTTTTCAATTTCTTCTACAATATCTTTTGATGTACGCAGAGATGTTCCTTTGAATAACATATGTTCAAGAAAATGAGCCATTCCATGCTCTTCTTCTCTTTCATCTCGAGATCCAGCTTTTATATTTAATCCAACAAATGCACTTTTAACATGAGGCATTACCTCGGTTATTACGGTAATCCCAGAAGAAGTTTTGCTAATTCTAAGTGTCAATTTAAATCTCCATTGTTCTTGAGCGTTATAAACTTTTTGATTTCTTCTATGTCACCATGCATTACTTCAAATTTTTCAGGTTTTTTCATAGTTTCTTCTAAAAATATAGGAACATATGGAGAAAAATCCGAAGCATACTTAACGACATCCGGAAATTTTGCAGGATGCGCTGTAGCGAGTGTTATCATAGGAACAGGTGTATTTCTACATGCTAAAGCTGCGTTTATCCCAATTGCTGTATGTGGATCAACAAGATAATTAGATTTTTCTAAAACATATCTAATTACATTATTTATATCACTTGTAGAAGATCTTTTAGCAAAAAAAACTCGACTTATTTTCTGTAAATGTTCCGGAGAAATTTGAAAATATTTCTTACTTTCCAAAGAATCCATTGAATCTTTCACAATCATAGGATCCCTACCACTGATTTCAAATAATAATCTTTCAAAGTTAGACGATACTTGTATATCCATTGCAGGCGAAGTAGTGCGCTTCACCTTCTCTGGTTTATATAGGCCTTTATCAAACATACGCACAAGTGTATCATTATCATTCGTAGCTATAACTAATTTTTCTATAGGAAGGCCCATAACTTTAGCTGAATATCCTGCAAAAATATCACCAAAATTACCTGTAGGTACACTAAAAGATACCTTACGATCTGGTGCACCTATAGCAATAGCGGAAACAAAATAATAAACAATTTGTGCCATAATTCTAGCCCAATTTATGGAATTAATTCCTGATAAATTAATACTATTACGAAAATAAACATCTGCAAAAAGATCTTTTACTAATTTTTGACAATTATCAAAACTACCATCTACAGCAATAATATGAATATTAGATGCAGTAGAAGTGGTCATTTGCTTTTGCTGAACAAGAGAAATCCTATCTTTCGGAAATAGAATGAAAGTGTTTATTCGCTTTCGATCTGATAAAGCGTTTACTGCTGCCGCACCAGTATCTCCAGAAGTAGCGCCAACTATTGTGATGTATTGATCCCTTTCTTCTAAAATATGATCTATTAATCCTGCAATTAACTGCATAGCGATATCTTTAAAAGACAAAGTAGGACCATGAAATAACTCAAGTAAAAAATTATTATGATCTAATTGAATAAGTGGGGTAATAGCACAATGCCGGAAACCACTGTATGCTTTATTGATTATTGTCTTAATATCGTTGAGTCGAATTTCTTCGCCGATAAAAGGTCTGATTACATGTAGTGCTATCTCTTCATAACTTAAACCTCGCAATGATCTAATATCTTGTTCTGAAAAATAAGGATTATATTTTGGCATATACAATCCACCATCTTCCGCTAATCCAGAAAGAATTGTATCACAAAAACCAAGGCTAAGATTAGAATTTCTAGTCGAAATATATTTCATAAAAATATCTTCCTAAAAATATTAATTATAATCAAATAAAATCTTTCCTTTAACAAACAAATGTCAATATAAACATAATGTATTAACTTCTTAGCCTCTGCATAATTGCATAAATTAATTTTACTTATAAATTAGTAAAAAGCAGATAAAAAATTATAAATCATTTCAGAATATATTATCCCAGCAATTATAATAAGTAAATTTTAAAAAATTATCGATATATCTCAAAGAAAATTCGATAAAAATGATTTAATTTAATATTTTATAAACCAACTTCGGTAACCATGTTGATTAATCCATTATAAGTATTAAACA from Candidatus Liberibacter americanus str. Sao Paulo includes the following:
- the fabA gene encoding 3-hydroxyacyl-[acyl-carrier-protein] dehydratase FabA, translating into MENRKSSYSYEDILRCGRGDMFGQGNAQLPMPPMLMFNRITQISETGGAYEKGFIRAEMDITPDLWFFDCHFQNDPVMPGCLGLDALWQLTGFFLGWIGEIGRGRAVSVSQIKFRGMVTPECKLVEYGIEYKHIKRGNVVLGSADGWMKVDGKEIYTADDLRVCLYAENKKT
- the fabB gene encoding beta-ketoacyl-ACP synthase I; translated protein: MRRIAVTGMGIVSSIGNNISEVSTSLREAKSGITFSEDFARQGFRCKVWGKPSIDTTGMIDRRAMRFLSQGGTWGHIAMQQAIADSGLEPNDITNERTGLIAGSGGPSTKCIIESAASNEKFGNTRRIGPFAVPKAMSSTASATLSTWFKILGTSYSISSACATSAHCIGNAAELIKYGKQDIVFAGGQEDLDWTMSNLFDAMGAMSSNFNDDPCSASRPYDIKRDGFVISGGGAMLVLEEMNRAKARGAKIYAEILGYGSTCDGHDMVSPSGEGAVRCMRQALSSTEYPVDYINTHGTSTVVGDQKEIEAIREVFKNNIPHIQSTKSLTGHSLGAAGAQEAIYCLIMMQENFIGESKNIDNIDPKFDGLPIVQKRIDDAKLDVVLSNSFGFGGTNASLLFQRYKG
- the fabI gene encoding enoyl-ACP reductase FabI, coding for MLDVLKGKRGLIMGVANDHSIAWGISRSLASAGAQLAFSYQGEAIGKRLKPLAAEINSDFMIPCNVEDLNSIDLLFDNIKDRWGSIDFLVHSIGFSDKNELKGYYADTSRDNFSRTMLISCFSFTEAAKRAAKIMPNGGSMLTLTYGGSRKVVPTYNVMGVAKAALEASVIYLAADYGHNNIRVNAISAGPVRTLAGASISNGRGISSWSKANSPLKRSVPLDDIGNSAIYLLSHMSNSVTGEIHYVDCGYNITYMPRHDCKMND
- a CDS encoding M16 family metallopeptidase, whose translation is MTLRISKTSSGITVITEVMPHVKSAFVGLNIKAGSRDEREEEHGMAHFLEHMLFKGTSLRTSKDIVEEIEKVGGDINAYTSVERTAYHVHVLEENVSLALDVLGDMLSNSSFNRSDIEREINVVLEEIGMSEDNPWSFLYDRFLETVWKDQIVGRTILGTRETVSSFSAEKIRSYISRNYTADRIYVVCVGAVDHDSCVKKVENCFNVHPKNQEGSITTPAVYLGGEYIKKRDLTENHLAIGFKGCAYQSRDFYPTKIISSILGGGMSSRLFQEIREKQGLCYSISAYHNSLSDNGIFGIAAATSKDNLIELVYSTAEVMRSLLSNIEQSEIDKVCAKIRAQLIMNREDSEFRASEIAKQVMFFGNVLCSEEISNAISTITCEDIVSISGKIFNSNPTIAVVGILDDIPVNELVHNLKII
- the thrC gene encoding threonine synthase; this encodes MKYISTRNSNLSLGFCDTILSGLAEDGGLYMPKYNPYFSEQDIRSLRGLSYEEIALHVIRPFIGEEIRLNDIKTIINKAYSGFRHCAITPLIQLDHNNFLLELFHGPTLSFKDIAMQLIAGLIDHILEERDQYITIVGATSGDTGAAAVNALSDRKRINTFILFPKDRISLVQQKQMTTSTASNIHIIAVDGSFDNCQKLVKDLFADVYFRNSINLSGINSINWARIMAQIVYYFVSAIAIGAPDRKVSFSVPTGNFGDIFAGYSAKVMGLPIEKLVIATNDNDTLVRMFDKGLYKPEKVKRTTSPAMDIQVSSNFERLLFEISGRDPMIVKDSMDSLESKKYFQISPEHLQKISRVFFAKRSSTSDINNVIRYVLEKSNYLVDPHTAIGINAALACRNTPVPMITLATAHPAKFPDVVKYASDFSPYVPIFLEETMKKPEKFEVMHGDIEEIKKFITLKNNGDLN